In Melanotaenia boesemani isolate fMelBoe1 chromosome 5, fMelBoe1.pri, whole genome shotgun sequence, the DNA window TGTGGATCCATACTGGGACGGTGCTTCTGAAATGAAATTCATGTTGGTGAAATATATTTAGAAATGTTCTCTTTGGTGAAAAGTCTCGGTTCTCCTGCTACTCAGGTCTGAAATGCAGCAGGTTACATTTGAgactttttacttctgtttccAGAAGCTGCACTTTTTACTAAATCAACCATTTTCTCTTCAGTCTCGGCTGGAAATCGCAGCTGAAACCAGTTAAGAGTTTTGGTGTTTCTCCTGATCTGTTGGTGCTTCCACACATAAAATGTTGGCCTCACTTTCatttcctccttcatctctgcTGGTGAAGCTGCTGCTTGATGGAGCTGAGTTCTTCTTCTGGAGTCTTTTATAGATCCAGAAACCAACAACCATCCCAATGATCCCAACGATCACAGCAGCTAACAGACCCACAACCAGTCCATGATGTCCTCCATccttgtctcctccatccttgtctcctccatcctgtGTTGTACctgcaggtgagaagcaggtgtGAGTATCAGTATCAGGGAGGTGATGAATCATTTCCTCTTCAAACTGCTGTCACACATCATCTCCTGCACTCTGATCACTGCACTCAGACCAGCTGCTTTCTACAGAGTCTCatcaacaacatctttagaaaacacaaacatctgatctgagatgtttcactctcacatcaacaaccaggaagctgcttcacctctgatccacacacacagagacacactcacctggaggagaaacttccagatggatgatgatggactTGGACTCTGCAATCATGCTGCCTGTTCTTCTCTGGAAGACTCTACATTCATATGTTCCTGTATCTTTAGTCATCACCTTCTTCAGAATCAGAGACACGTTTCCAtccttcatctgtctgtcctGAAGATCCACCCGGTTctggaaagatggatgctggtggTCTGGATCAAGATGACCATCTCTGTAGAAAAGAACATATTCTGACTCCAGATCAGGTCTGGTCCACTCCACAGCATcgatgtctccatcatgtccagcTCTACATGGCAGAGAGACGTCATGTCCAAgttcagctgtgatgtttgtctgtcctgcaggagaggaaacaacacagatcAGAGAGGTTAAAGAGATCAGAGAGGAACTCTTCActtccacagcagcatcagagggAGGAGACACCAGAGAGACCACACTGGTCTGACCTGGACCAGAGGAAGACCTGGACCAGAGGAAGACCTGGACCATGTTCAGGCTGATACATGATGTAGTAGTGAGTGAAAGCAGCTTCAGACTGGGTGTGGATGAGGACAATCAGTCATGTGACGTTTCTGGACATTTAGTCTCAgtagaaacattttctgttcaaTCCCTGGAGAAACGTGGACAAACATTAGAGCTGAGAAATAAACAACTTCATCACATTAATGATGGACGGATAGTTGTAAAAAATGAGATTCACACAACCCAATaacaataaatcaaataaaatgggataaataaaatcacagctaaaaacaaacataaaaaaaacaactaggTCATCTTAGTAGACATTACCATTTAGTAGGTGAACAGCAAAAGGGACAAACAACACTTTAAGTCTCTTTGTCCTCCTAACGGGGCCATGAAGCGTCGGCCCTAAGGttataaaataaactcattctGGAGAGAGTGGTTCGGGCAATTCAATATAGAAAGAGCTTTCCTCACAACATTTCTGATAAAGATGGCCAAAGGGCCCCCTGCTGGGATCCAGCAGCTTTAACTAAACTACCCAACCGGTTCTTATTGGCCAGACTCGGGCTGCCGAACCAACAATAATACAAAAAGTTAAAttcaattatatttttatataaaaaaaaaagagacaacacTTCAGTACAATCATTAAAAGACCTTAtctttctataaaaaaaaaacaaccttttttGAGGTGACGTTAATCTGAGActcaaaacataatttgttgTCATGAACAAGATATTTATAGCTGTCCATCGTCTCGATGGCAGCTGCTTTAATAATTAGTAGACGAGTTTGATAGAGAGACCTTCTAAAATCGATAACCATATATTTGGTGTTCTGTACTTGTTTCTTGGCTGCAACCCGACTAGTATGTGCCTAATTGTAGGCAGATTGTTCTCGTTGACAGTTACCTAAAGAAGAGTTGCTCTTCCTTAGGTAACTTCCTTAGGGGGGGTGCAACACAAAGAACAATATGAGGGCTGAGAATATTGTTCAGATACATGATCGATTGTGCAGAAAAACGGTAACGTTCAAACGAATAATCATgaggaaataataaaacatccaAGCGGGGTCTGATCACCCTTTCCAGAAATACAATTGTGCTTCGATGTCAACTAGTTCTTCAAGAGAAGGACACGTGATGTCTGTCACTTCCTTCAGTCTCCAG includes these proteins:
- the LOC121640499 gene encoding uncharacterized protein LOC121640499, which encodes MVQVFLWSRSSSGPGQTSVVSLVSPPSDAAVEVKSSSLISLTSLICVVSSPAGQTNITAELGHDVSLPCRAGHDGDIDAVEWTRPDLESEYVLFYRDGHLDPDHQHPSFQNRVDLQDRQMKDGNVSLILKKVMTKDTGTYECRVFQRRTGSMIAESKSIIIHLEVSPPGTTQDGGDKDGGDKDGGHHGLVVGLLAAVIVGIIGMVVGFWIYKRLQKKNSAPSSSSFTSRDEGGNESEANILCVEAPTDQEKHQNS